Genomic window (Juglans microcarpa x Juglans regia isolate MS1-56 chromosome 2S, Jm3101_v1.0, whole genome shotgun sequence):
TTGGTTCATCAGTTGGAGTTAAAAAGAAGAGTTGTGCTACGGATCAGCTACTGTTCATGGCTGATTCATAGCAtacgcattttttttttctttttctaaacgcacttgtcttttatttcttttaaatgttctatctcatcaactctctctcttcagctctctctctcgtctatgactctctctcatcaagctctctcactcatcatatctctctctcactcctcgggtctctctctcatcaactctgtCTCTCACTCCTCAGATCTCTCTCTTatcaggtctctctctcatcaattcTCTTTCTTAGCCCGTTAATATTTCGAATTCAGGAGGCTTGGGATGAGTGGTTTGGCTCATGTCATGTAAGGTGTGATTTGGCTAATACCAAACAGTAGTTGATGTGAAGcgtttttttagagagagagagagaagggtttgGTGGAAATGAGTGCATAACTTTGTCCAGTACTTTGATTCTCAGCACGGCCAGCACAAATACCATGATGAGTACTCTTTGAAGTTTGACCACCGATCGAGGCATCTCTTTACAGTCAAAAAATTATAAGGCTCTAGAGTCGGTTCCCATGGTTTTGGGATTAAGACTTTAAAATTTGGAAGGAGTCACTTGAGATCAAGCTGGccttatacatatatagtagTGCTACTTGGAGattaatttacataaaaaaaaaaaaaaaaaaattgtatttgtctGGCCCAATATCCTTCTGAACATGAGGAATAGAGAATTGATCAGGCGCTCGAGCAGAAAGCAAAAAAGTAATATATAGAAAGACAAGACATTCCCTATACTACAGTGCTGGAACACATGAATGCGAGACAAAAACACCGGCAGATCCCAATATCGATACATTTCCAactgaaaattcaaaatatggaAGCCCTCCTTCAAGGCTGTAATCCAAACACAGAAGTACTCACCACTCTTATAACGTTACTGTTGAAAGTGGAAGGGACAAACAGGAAGGTTAGAACAAGAAAAGGTTAAAAAGTAATACAGAGAGAAAAGCAAAAGCAGTCAACGTTGGGAAAACGTCAGCTGGTTTGCAAATGTGAGGAGCAAAGGCTGAGAAAAGCCGTCTTGTCATTTGCTTTAACGGCCCAACAACGTcaaaggatgggtgcattgatagatagatagataaagGAATATATGGTTGGTCGCATTTTCAAAAGGTGTGTTGCGTCAGACTTTGCTAAGAAAAAGCATGATCACCAATTCCATGAGATCAGTACAGCATGCTCAACCAAGCTACGGGGGTTGCAAGTGGGAGACCAATAGACAACCTCACATTTCCCCACCAAACATACAGTTGCTGCCTACATGCCTAAATTATCCGAAAGtcgtttcttcttcctcctgatcttgatatatatatatatatatatatggagggCCAGCTCTTTAATTAACGACGGATAAACCATCATCATGTACATAGTGACAGCTTGGCTCATATATATACGTCAGCCCTAATGCAAATAACCTTGTACGTACGTAGGAGGCCGATCGAGGAGTACGACTGTATAATTCTTAATTTGAGGAGGCATGCATGCAGGCTAACTATTAAGTTATATATCCAAGGTATGTTTAATTcgcattaactatatatatatatatatatatatatatatatatatatatattggaatgcCATTATAGAGTAGATCATCAATAACAGATTGCTATATATTGCACGTGCGTAAAATAACCCTCATGagttaatattcaaattattaattgaaaaaaaaaaacaaattccattaaaaaaaaaaaaaaacattaaagttagtaaaCAAATTGccgacatgcatgcatgggaatATGATTTTAATGGTTGTCGTACTGAGCACACCACTACGTACAGTAGTGTCACCGGCTTTTCGCGGCGACATGTTCCTATATATGTGCCTTTACCTAGgccaatatataatatcatacatCCTAAATATACCCCGGCCGACCcaatcttttaacttttaacctTTAACCTGGCCTCTCTACTTAATTAATACCTCACCACCTGctgcttataatatatatataggtctatattatattaaggttaaaattacaaattaatctgactacgtacgtacatgagTTGTAGCTAGAgttttatgttattataaagagagagagaactaacTTCTGCTATATACATGATAACTACATTGGGGTTGTAGTAGCATACAATTAAGAGGGATGCGTGCCTGCTGTGAGCCATATGCACATgtagcctatatatatatatatatatatatatatatatatatatatatatatatatgcattttcatcGCAAAGAAAGATGTATACAAACGATCGATAAGCAAAGAAGactcgtgtgtgtgtgtgtgtatagaaTTCGATGGACAATCCATATAACTTAAATCGATCAGTCGACCCAAAGCATGCGTACATGAAGAGACTTTTCAtgttaaatacatattttttccCCGTTTATTGGTTTAATGGGGTTTAATTTAAATTCAGGTCAGGCTAATGGGTCCAATCGAAGAGGATGGGGCTGAAAATGGGCGTGAAGGCcacgccaaaaaaaaaaaaaaaaaggttcgtGGTGGCCATGTTCAATCCTTTTGATCAAGGTAGGGCCGACAACAAGGACGGAGCAGCCGTCTAACTAGCAGCAACCACTTCTGAAAAGGCTGGCCTGTGCATGATTCCTGTCGACTCTCTccttaaattaattaacttctccaattgcattaaaaaatatatactaccACCATGCGATATTCTTGCATCAAACCCCGGCCCTAGCTCTTGCTAATTCCTCAAATTCTTATGATCAGATTGTGAACTTAACACTCAAGCTAGATCTCTAGCCCTTTCCCTCTCTTTGCCTGCATGGGGTTGACGCCTACGAACAGTCGACAGaccaactttatttatttatttatttccccTTTACAGAGCTAGCTAACcttcaaatataaattaaagattatttataaattaaacttCCCCAAACTCACGTCTATAAATACCGACcctcctagctagctagcttccaaCAATATCATCCCTAGCTCATCATCAGATCATCGAGCTCACTGATCAGTCATTTGCTCATGTCTTGATCATCACATTCTCTGCAATATTAATTGCTTCGACTAGCCTACGTACCTTATAAATTCTTCGTTCCTCAGctactattttattttcctcttaTTCTAATCTTATCAATACAGAATGCATTACCAGACCGAGTCTAGTTGGGGTTCCTATATGCCAACAAGGAGTAATACTGCCAGCGTGGGGGATCCACTAGAGCGCATAGAGAGGCTGGCCTCAGAGAACGCTGTGGTCATCTTCAGCATCAGCACCTGTTGCATGTGCCATGCCATAAAGCGCCTCTTCTGTGGAATGGGGGTGAACCCAACTGTGCACGAGCTGGACCAGGACCCAAGAGGCGGCAAAGACATGGAGACCGCTCTAATGAGACTCTTGGGAAGCTCCTCCGCCGTCCCCGTGGTGTTCATCGGTGGCAAACTTGTTGGAGCAATGGACAGAGTCATGGCCTCCCATATCAATGGCACTCTGGTCCCTCTTCTGAAGGAGGCTGGGGCTCTCTGGCTCTGATTATGTTCTCTTCCtttgaaatttattaaatgGCTTTGATTTACATAAACACAGAGATAGGAACGCATGCAGAGGAAGAGGAGTACTACTAGTAGTGTTTGTGAGTCTCTAGCTATCTCTTGTGTTTTTGGACAGTACGCTATTGACCAACTAATTATGTGTTAGTTCCTACACCTTgttcgtctttttttttttttttttttttcttaaaagaatattctctcttctcttctttaacatatatatatatatatatatatatatatatatatatagttcgaGTTTGTTGGTTTGCTTTGTTCTCTCACTAAACCGTGTCGCAGAGAGAACTGTAATTGCTCCCTCCTCTGTATACATGAAGAaaaggaccaaaaaaaaaatgtttaactCTGACTTCTTTCTTCTCTAATCTATCGTTAATTTTCAATCTTTTACTTGCAACTTTGAGATAATGAGAGATTTTATAGTTGTTGAACTTAAAGTCATATAACCAAAGGATAATTATAATGATAccttcttatcatttttttattattttatagcgtatttgaaatttttatttttttattattttctttttaagtatttttttaacatctttaattattaaaaaataaaataaaaaaatatacaactttactaataatcacttacTTAaccatagaataaaaaaaattaaaaagaaaaaaaaaagtagtaaaaaacAGTTAGCCTATCACTTAACCAAAATAGTCGTCCATCACAGCCCATGCCCAAATAAAGTCAAAAGCTCGACCTTAAGCTCAAAGGCAGAACGCCTTTAGCGCTGAAgtaggggaaaaataaaaaagagtatcCGGATTCGGGAATCGTAataatattggataaatgatatATGCATTgacaatataattaattaataaaaaaaggttgACAGAAGAGAAGTagttgttttaactttttagggcGAGCATGTGTTTTTACAATCAAATGGGCCACGTACATGGGCTAGCCCTGATTCCTGAATTAGTAGTACGTACCCGCATTCATTCGATCATGACTAAGCTGGTTTAGGGCTCAAACTCTGTAATCTTGGCCCGTAGCGCAGATGTTTCTCCTCCTGATCTTCATATATCCAAGACGGTCCATTAATTCCATGGATGCATCGGCAAAAaatgttgggaataagtgtagctaagactaactcgaaatatagtagcggaactaaacgaaagaaattgatgacaatcacacagaaagaacaccaataattaagtggttcgactcaaaatgagcctatgtccactggtggggtcggtatcgaagatttcactatcaacagagatggagtacaaatcaatacaacaaaacttcacaaggaagttatctctcaaactcactctagacttctctctcaagaaaacactaaaacaagagcaaaatgtattctgaagaagatagaaaagaaatgggcgccgtttgatatttataggaaaagtgagaattcacttttgtgaacattggctcgagcgaacgtcgagcgagtgttgagcgaacgtagatattctgcacttcgctcaagccaacagttgtgcgagagtcgagcgaatctctctgcctgaactcgctcgagctgggtgtcgagtgagggtcgagcgaagctctctgacttggatattgctcgagctgactgtcgagcgatacttgagcgaagctctctgtctgaattcgctcgagctgagtgtcgagcgaatgtcaagcgaagctctctgtctgaattcgctcgagctgagtgtcgagcgaatgttgagcgaagctctctgtctgacttcgctcgagctgagtgaacctccgctcgagtgaacctacgacacatgcactgttcaatcagaattcaagccacctcataacaaaaaataagagtaaATTTTCCTAATTTCTTAATCAGTTTTGCTACAGGTAACCGGGGTTGGGAACCCCAGTGAATTGGcgagatatattttaaaaaaatgacaaaaatgggGGGGAAATTTCGTTTTAGGCATCTTCATTATTGTGTTTCCGAAACAGAGGAAGCCGATCTCCATGATTTCAAAACAAGAGGCCATGGTATTTGAGCATGCGGCAAACGGAAGCTTGCAAGAAAAGCTTCATGGCACATAAAGGGAATTGCGTGTGCTTTcatggagaagacgaagggaagGAGAGGCAGAGGCAGAGCTGTCATGGAAAGGAGGGAGAGCTTCGAGGGAGGAACACGGAAAGAAGAAGAGCTTCATGCAATTGGGACGTGCGAAGAAGAAGACTCTGGTTCAAGGCAGAGGAAGGGACATGCGTGAAACTTTAACGTCAAGATTGGGCGATAGTTAAGGGTCTAATCACAAACTTTATGCTGGGTTTGCAATTTTTGTTATGGTTATTCTTTTTTAGTTCTTGGCGTtgcttgttcttgttcttgttttccttcttttttcctgcataaaattctttctttttctgcacaaaatatctaagaaattaataaaagattCAACTACTCTCTTTAACAGCCATACCTCCATTAATACTAATGGTGCTATTTAATGCTACGACCTTAATAATATTACATGCGCATGTATGGTTGATTTGGTTCTGGGTTACATCCCTttatcttcctttctttcttcatcactatatataaatcatCATTCCAGGCCCGAAGATGACGATGACGTGATCATTACCACCAACATCTTTCATGGCTTGCGAAAGCACAATGGCTACCATCTCTCCCCTCGCCGTTGGTTCCTTCTCCCCTCTCGATTCATTCTCGCCGTTGGTTCCTACTTCAGTCAAGCAACGGTAATGTTCCCATGGAGATGGAGAGGGATGGATTTAGGATTACGATATGAAGAGGAATAGGGAggagaaaacaaaatggataGGGAGAGGGAGAAGTTCGACAAAGatggagagggagggagggggaaatGAAatttcgagagagagagagatggggaatGTAACGGAGAAGGAGAGgaataagaaaatgaataagGTGAAAAACACACTGTACGTTTTCTTAAATGACATGGACACGCCTGTTGcatcaatcatttttcttaattaattatgcactactagtactactactgcgTACTCATGTGGATTGTAGTAATTGTGCATGGCAGTAAATTAATTAGTGATCttcatcctttatttttttatttattttttattatttctctgatCTCCTTTCAAACTAAGGCCGAGGCTGGGGGAAAGCTTCGCTAGCTATCAATTAAGTTCAGCGGATTataaagagagaggaaaaaaaagaagaagagcagCAATCACTTGCATGGATGGAAGTTATTAAGAATTAATCTAAGAGATATTTGAAACTGAAAGTGGAAATTCCCTTCATTGGTATTTACTGCCACCAACACGCTCACATCAGTCCAACGCTAACGACATCTAGCTTCTAGGACGTACGGGAATCAACTTGATGGAGATCAGCCTCCCTCCTTGCAACTCCACCATGCAagccggaaaaaaaaaaaaaaaaaaaaaaaaaaaaaaaaagaactagcTCCATTGTTTAACAGAGTTACGATCTGAGTTATAAAAGTAGTTAAATATTGACCTAATCCCTAAGCTGGTCATTTCCTACATATCCTTCGTCGACCACTACCCCTCCGGCCCTCCCTCTGATCTTCGGCGTAATATTTCTTctatgtatacatattatatatatatatatattatatatataatattggaaaagaaaagagaactatttaacatctaattaattaacaaaagccctaaaacacatgcatgcacgTCGTAGACGCAAAAGATGATATACATGATTGATCAGCATCTCCACGCAGAAGCTGCAATAAGGGCCCTATCTTGCCATCCCAAGAGCAAGCAACCCATGTCCTCTGTCAACCTATATCCATCACACGAATACAAACCCAGCAAAATCCTCGACTGTGTCACCGCGTTTGCACTTAGTGGCACCCCCCTGAATCCTTTCCCTTCCATTAGCTTCCTCCACTTCTCCAACCTCTCATGCCTCTCTATCCTCTCTGACCCTTCATACGCCACTATGTTACGTATCTCCGGCGCGAATATGTACTGCTCCACCTTCGCTCTCTGTGCAGAGTCCGGTGGGAACGTTGCATCCAACGAGTCAAAAATAGCCGAGTAATAATGCAGTGCCTCGAGAAACCTACCCAAAAAGTACGGGCCATTATGGCTTGCTTCTTGTTCCACTAGGGTTACAATGTTCGGAGCTTGGTCTCTTATTATTGCTAGTAAGTTCCCGAGACAATTACCAGGGACACGATGGAGCCGATTAACAGAATTTACTGCTAGGGCCTCACCGACTCGTCGGCCAAACATGTGGGCTTTAAGGTCTTCCAGTTGCTCACCCACGGCGTGGAATTCGAAAGGGATGTGAAGAGAGTGAGCTAACTCGGTTAAACACCTTCCCGTCTCTCTCACGGACTCTATGGAGGGTCCGACGCCCGTTATCCGGAGAAATGGAGCCCCACCAGGTCGTGCTGCTAGGGCTTGCATGAAAGCTGGCCATTGGTAGCCTTGAAGAATATCTAAATCTATGACATGTACACGTTCTTCTGCTTCAAAGGCCTCAAATATGGCTTGATTAGAGGTGAAGTgagcaaattttatataagGGCATGCTTGGTAGACGATTTGGTAAATCTTGAGGATTTCTTGCGAGTCTGGTGGGAAAGGAGAGAAGGGCTTTGGGATGGACGTGCTGGTTTTAGTGGTACTGGTAAGCGTGGCAGCTAGTCTTGCACTCAGGGCTTCGGTGAAGCAGGAGGCCACCCGCTGCATGGAGTCGCCGAGAGGCGTGACAACCCGATTGAGATGGTGGAGGTACCTCCTTGCCAACATGAAGTCTTCTTTCGCAACTGCTTCAGCACATGCTAGTAGAAGGTGCACCAGCTGAAGGCCACTATGATCTTGTTCCTGCATGCATGTGAAAACACATGGAGTTTAAGATGGGAAAGaatggaactttttttttttttttttactggagATTAGTGATTCCCTTAAAAGATCATCATGATATGGAGCCAAATTAAACGAAAATGATccacttaaaatattatatcaagcACTGGAAAGGACTTTTAACACCACTTGCTTTTATAGGTCAAGTGGCGTCTCTCCTCCTGATTTCAACTCAAAATGTTAAAAGTCAACATCAACGTATGCGTCCGTCGTCGTGCTACAGAATCCACTAAAAAAACTGGCTGCACTTGAGGGAGATAAATTCACCTGCTCAGTGTCAATAGGAAGAGGCACTATTAAACTATTATGGTAGTTCTGCTGGTGTTGTTCCTGTGGTTGTGGTTGTGGCTGCTTTTGCCGTGGTTGCTTCTCTTGCTGGCGCTCATGTTCCAACTGTTGCGATAATGGTGCACTCGCAATAGAGCCCATTTGATAAAGATCCCTCTCTTGGATCAGTTGAGAACCTCCTGGAGTCGGTGTTTCACTCACCGAACCGCAAAACCTTGAAGAATTGGACATTGTCATGCCTTCCACTGCGTGAACCATGGTTGGCATATGATCAAAACACTCCGATGAATTTCCAATACTTGACATCTTTGTCGTCGAGCACGCTCCAAATTCATCTCTTTGATAATCGTCGAAAAAGGCCTCAATGGTTGACAATGAAAGGCTCTCAGGTTTCATATACTGATTGTTTGGTGAGTTGAAGACCTTCTGGAGTGGGCTAAGTCCCTTTCCTTTTTGGGTGCTGCTAAATGGTCCAATCTGAGACGAGAATCGAGGAGGAGAGCACCCTGAGAGACTCTGCCCCTGCATTGCCTGAGCATAGTTGTAATTGCAATTGTAAGTCGAAGTTTGTGGTGATGGCAAATTCCTCACTGGTGACGAAATCATAAAATCGCCATCCAACTGATCAGCGAAAAAGGACTCCCACAGAGAACTTTCCGGTGATTGGATTTCAACATCTCCATCCAATTGGAATTTGAGAGTTGGGAAGTTGAGGCTTGGTGGGGATAGGCTATTTTGTTCCAGATCAGAGGGTGGAGCTGTAGTAGTAGTTTTCTTATATTCGAAAACTGACTGATGATCACTGGGAGAAGGTTGTTGGGGTTTGGTGAATGAGTTCTCATTCTTGAGGGTACCCATGCTTCCACAAAGGGAATTGATCATCTTTCTCCTCTAGGAGAGCAAAAAATTAGCTCGATAACCAGATGCCAAAACAAGTACTCGCACAATAACAGATCAAAGCTCTTTGAAAAGTATCGAGATAGATGAAATATGTTTTGAGTATTGCTAATTCCTATGCAAAAGAGCGCTATTGTAGTTATTATCGGCCAAGAGTTGGAATGGTATAGATCTAGAGAAAGAGCAGAGACAGtactccttttcttcttcttatttggTGCATGGGATTTGTCTCTTTGTCCAGAGGAATGGAAAAGGGACAAAACCCAAATCCAATCGTCATGTGATTGGAGCTTTGTGATCGATAACCTCCATTTGATCTCCTGCATCAGTTTAGCTGTATAATAGAGGGATGATTTTGTCATCTAGGACCAGATCAGGTTTTTAACTGCACTTGCTATTAAGCTTTGGGAAGGCCTGTGCTCCCACTTAATTTCTTCGCCGGCCCCATCTGAGAACaaggtaggtttttttttttttttttttaaaaaaaaaacaaggcaGTTGTTCTTgttaatgttgaatatatataaatagtatcgtcttaataaaaaattgtatgtgtcctttttatatcattttatttttttgtattataaaCATAATGATCAAAATAGGTATTATAGAAATTAATATTGCAGATGATGATCATAGGTTTGCACATAAAAGGAtgctaaaaaaatctaaataataatGTTCTATTAATTCTTATGAAGACAACGCGCAAATATGCATGGGATAGGCCAGCTGCCAGTCCATGGTCGATCGAGGACGTACATCAGTATCAGTAGTACTGCTGATCGAAGGGTaaaaacctagctagctatagcTAGAGGGcaaaagatttttataattttaactataaattaaTTAGGAACTGAAAAGGACTAATATATTAAGGAGCTGGTAATTGGGAAAAAGGAGTACGACTTCAAcgatttatataatattatacgcacaaaataaaacagaaccaaaatgttattaattttacattaattaattaacaagaaGATCAGAGATCGATCAGACCCGATCTTCATTAATGTATTGGGAAAATGTCAAGGAGTTGCAGATGATCAGTGATATCAGTCATGGGCGGCTCTAATAACATATATGATGCCCGTAAAGCGCAATATATTATATCCTCGATCGTCTTGatcaatatgcatgcatgcatgctgctctatatatatacatatatatatatacacacacacctGCACACACATACTTGCTGGCCTCGATCGCGTATATATACAAGCCTAAAATGTTATATATGCAATATTACAGCTCATAATCATCCCAGCTTGCATGCACGCGTCTTTTTCATCCATTAATCATCAGCCGGCCTTCCTAATTTTTACACGTACATatagttagctagctagctaataatTATAAAGGTCATGAATTAATTAGGCCTTATTTACAATATCAACAGATCGAACTTAATCTCACTCATAGTGCACTATTGCAGTAAGCTGCGcgcatataaattaattatagtaCTCTTTCTGATCATATGACATCATTATATGCATTGGTCAcctactacgtacgtacgtaattgATATATGTGAAATTGTGCTTAAATTTATCATCaaacacgtacgtacgtacgtattaCTAGCAGCATTCTATTCCTGTAAgtacattattatatattgtaaataatactatctaattaaatgaaattagcCTCAACCCAGAGGCTAATTTAGCGAATATGAACGGATCGATCGAAGTAGTAATTAGTACCATACATGCATCATGATCCCCATTATGTATACAACATTAATGAATgttgtatatatacataatattatacACTTTCTGGAATTTTTCTAACAAGTAGTGGGCATCATGATATTAATgttaaatgagagagagagag
Coding sequences:
- the LOC121251461 gene encoding GRAS family protein RAM1-like → MINSLCGSMGTLKNENSFTKPQQPSPSDHQSVFEYKKTTTTAPPSDLEQNSLSPPSLNFPTLKFQLDGDVEIQSPESSLWESFFADQLDGDFMISSPVRNLPSPQTSTYNCNYNYAQAMQGQSLSGCSPPRFSSQIGPFSSTQKGKGLSPLQKVFNSPNNQYMKPESLSLSTIEAFFDDYQRDEFGACSTTKMSSIGNSSECFDHMPTMVHAVEGMTMSNSSRFCGSVSETPTPGGSQLIQERDLYQMGSIASAPLSQQLEHERQQEKQPRQKQPQPQPQEQHQQNYHNSLIVPLPIDTEQEQDHSGLQLVHLLLACAEAVAKEDFMLARRYLHHLNRVVTPLGDSMQRVASCFTEALSARLAATLTSTTKTSTSIPKPFSPFPPDSQEILKIYQIVYQACPYIKFAHFTSNQAIFEAFEAEERVHVIDLDILQGYQWPAFMQALAARPGGAPFLRITGVGPSIESVRETGRCLTELAHSLHIPFEFHAVGEQLEDLKAHMFGRRVGEALAVNSVNRLHRVPGNCLGNLLAIIRDQAPNIVTLVEQEASHNGPYFLGRFLEALHYYSAIFDSLDATFPPDSAQRAKVEQYIFAPEIRNIVAYEGSERIERHERLEKWRKLMEGKGFRGVPLSANAVTQSRILLGLYSCDGYRLTEDMGCLLLGWQDRALIAASAWRC
- the LOC121251462 gene encoding glutaredoxin-C1-like, whose translation is MHYQTESSWGSYMPTRSNTASVGDPLERIERLASENAVVIFSISTCCMCHAIKRLFCGMGVNPTVHELDQDPRGGKDMETALMRLLGSSSAVPVVFIGGKLVGAMDRVMASHINGTLVPLLKEAGALWL